AGTACACGTCGATAGCGAGGGTGATTCAGTAACGGTCACGCGATCTCTCCATACTGTCCGTGGTGCTTTTGCATTGTAGGTATGTTACTGTGTCTTCGTCTGACCACATGCGAGAGCGGTTTATCGGGCCCTCTGGGGGGCTCCTGTCCTTCCGGTCCGAACCACTCAACTGATGATTGTCACCGGGATCCGTGCTCGGCGGGTGACTGTCTCGGAAACGCTTCCGAGGAGTGCTCGGTCGATTCCCGAGCGGCCGTGGCTGCCCATGACGATCTGGTCGACGTCATGGTCGTCAGCATATTCGAGGATCGCTTGTGCCGGTCTACCGACTTCCGTGACGGTATCGAGTTCGGTATTCCGTTCCGCCGCAAGGTCCGTGGCTGTCGTGTGGATTCTGGTTGCCTCTTCTTTCGCATTCTCGTACCATTCCTTGGCGACTGGTAGGCCGCCAGCCTCCACGTCGATAACCGAGTCGGTAGGGTTAATTACGTAAATAGAGGTGATGCGTGCGTCTGGGAAGGTCTCGATAGTGTATGTGAGCGCACGCTTTGAAAGCGGGGACCCGTCGAACGCGACGAGAACGTTGACCGGCATGGGAAAATAGTTCGTGGTGAATTGAAATGAACGTACTGCTTTGCGGGTAGCGCGACGACGATTCGTGGAGGTGGGAGCGTTCAGACGACTTGGGTCGGGGACATCACTCATTCGGATCCGACGGTTGAACGTCAATTGTTTTGGCGACTACCCCCCTCGGTTTGGCTGTATCGACCATCGGGTAGCCCACATCGGACGCGGTCATCCCCTGAATCCATGACCCTAGCTCAACTCTTTGAACAGTACGTCAGTCTCGGGATCTTCGTCCTCGCCACGGGCCTCAGCATCTCGGGTGCCCCTGAACTCGATTTGGCGAGTGGTCGGTCTGCTCGTCCAGGTCGAACTGATGGGAGTGTACGAGCACGCGCCGGTCGTGACGGCCATTGACATCCTCCTCCGCGTGAACGCGGAGGAATCCCGACCGCGTTTGGGATATTAGGGTTTGCAATCTACCACTTGTTCCCTCGGTGAGAATCCGTGGGACAAGTCATGAAGGTAGACTCCGGGCTGTGCCAACCAGCCGGTACTCCTATCTCCACCCAAAACAGGTGCAGACTCGGAGTTACTTTGATTCAAGTCGAGACGGATGTTCTCCGCCCCATTCACGTCAGCGTTGAACGCCCCATCACACGCCTCACAGACGTACAATCCACGTTCGACACGCTGAGTATCGTCTTCCGTACCGCAGACACAACACGTCTTGCTCGTGTCGCGCTCAGACACTTCTACGACTTCGATACCCTCGACTTTCGCCTTGTAGGTGAGGATGTTAGTGAAGCGGTCGAACGCCCACCCGTGCAAGTCGAGGTTGCCGTGCTTGCCCCAGTTCTTCGACTCACCATCCTCGTCCTCACGCACCCCCGCGAGTTTGCCGACGTTGATACTCCCAACTCCACGCTCGATGCACTTCTCAACGATGTGTTTGGCGAGGCTGTGGAAGAAGTGGGTGCGGCGCTCCGACCACTTCTTGTGAAGACGAGTGGCTCGTTCGCCACCGGAATCGTCGCACTTGGCAATTTCTTTCGGGAAGTAGTAGCCGTCCTGTTTGAGTCGGTTGCCGGGGTAGAGGTCAGCTTGTTCGGTGCTGTACGCGACGGCGGCGAAGTTACAGATGCCGAGATCGATGCCCGCTGTCTCGTTACCCGGCGCGTTGGGTGTCTCGATCTCGTCTTTGCAGACGAGGTGCAGTTCCCAGCGTCCCTTCGCCTTGTCGTAGACGGCTCTGACCTGTTGTAGGTTCTCGACTTCTACGCCGGGGCGCGTTTCGTACTCGACAAGGATGTATTCCCACGCTTTGGGGTGTTCCTTGTGGTTCGCGCCTTTCGAGAGGCGCACACGGTTGTTCTTGATGTCGTGACGGATGCCGTTTTGCTTCCATGTCACCGTACTACGCGGGTGTTCTTCGTGGACGCGACGGTCTTGGTTGTCGTAGTAGTTTTTCTTGCGGTAGCCGGGCGGATTCGCTCGGTTATCGGACTTCCTCTTTCCGTACCACGAGTTGAAAGCTTCAGCGAGTTCCTCCAGAACGCGCTGACTGGATTGACTGTGCAATCCCTTGTACTTTGGATGCGTCTTCAACTCGTCTTTGAGGTCGCCGTGGTCGGGAATCTTGCCCGTGTCCTCCCACACTTGGCGGGAGTGGTAGTTGGCGACGTTCCAGAGTTTGCTGGCCGACCATCCGTGTCGGTCGAGTGAGTCCTCTACCTGTGAGTGGTTGAGGATTTTCGCTCGATGGGTGCGGTGGACTTCCAGCATTCTGAACGCTTGTATAATCACTTATACTTGCTTCTATTGTAAAATTTCGGATTGAAGACAGTGGAATATCCAGCCGTGCTATCGACGGTGGATTGTGGAATGAGTTGTTGGATTCATCCCGCGCCTAAAGGCGCGGGTATTCTCCTTGTTCTTTATAAAAACGCGAGAACGTCGTGGACGGCCTGACTCCCGAAGAGGCTGGTATCCCGTGCAGGAATATCGAGCACGATTTTCGACCCCCCTGTGGAGTTACCGTTCGAATTCCTTTGCATAGTGAAGTATTCGTTTATCATCTACTTAAAATTTATATGGATGAAGTG
The DNA window shown above is from Haloarchaeobius litoreus and carries:
- a CDS encoding RNA-guided endonuclease InsQ/TnpB family protein yields the protein MLEVHRTHRAKILNHSQVEDSLDRHGWSASKLWNVANYHSRQVWEDTGKIPDHGDLKDELKTHPKYKGLHSQSSQRVLEELAEAFNSWYGKRKSDNRANPPGYRKKNYYDNQDRRVHEEHPRSTVTWKQNGIRHDIKNNRVRLSKGANHKEHPKAWEYILVEYETRPGVEVENLQQVRAVYDKAKGRWELHLVCKDEIETPNAPGNETAGIDLGICNFAAVAYSTEQADLYPGNRLKQDGYYFPKEIAKCDDSGGERATRLHKKWSERRTHFFHSLAKHIVEKCIERGVGSINVGKLAGVREDEDGESKNWGKHGNLDLHGWAFDRFTNILTYKAKVEGIEVVEVSERDTSKTCCVCGTEDDTQRVERGLYVCEACDGAFNADVNGAENIRLDLNQSNSESAPVLGGDRSTGWLAQPGVYLHDLSHGFSPREQVVDCKP
- a CDS encoding universal stress protein, which produces MPVNVLVAFDGSPLSKRALTYTIETFPDARITSIYVINPTDSVIDVEAGGLPVAKEWYENAKEEATRIHTTATDLAAERNTELDTVTEVGRPAQAILEYADDHDVDQIVMGSHGRSGIDRALLGSVSETVTRRARIPVTIIS